A region of the Oncorhynchus clarkii lewisi isolate Uvic-CL-2024 chromosome 29, UVic_Ocla_1.0, whole genome shotgun sequence genome:
CGTGTTTTGGAATTATCTACACCTTTTCTCATTTTGGCTATACGTATTTTACAACTCAATTGTATGCATGTATTTCGCCCACATTTCGATTGATGTGGCTTTTGTGAATTAGAACGCCTGGAAGAACAATTCTGGAATCGGTACCATGAGTAAAGAAGAGCCGACCGTTAACTTCTGTTTGAAATTGGATGGTGAATAGGCAACATACTTTCTCTCCCGGATTATAAACTACGCTGTACACTGCGCAGGGATAATTATACCATTTATTTTCTCGGGACTGTAACAAAACACTACACTGCCCTTCTCAAACATATTTTCGTTTCCATCTCCGATGAAAGATTCCCCTGCTGGAACTATTACGCACGAGATACGCTGCCAGACCTCGGAGCCCTGTGACGATCGTGATAACTGCAGCTCGCCAACGGGCGCGTTAGTTTGTTCACCGACTCCTTTGGATCCTATTCGCCAGGCAAAGCGCCTCCCTATCCGGATACTCAAGATGTTGACGGCGCACACCGGCCACTTGCTCCACCACCCGGACTACCTGCAGCCCTTACAATCTGCACCAGTGAACATTGAGGtattgtcattatgtttctattgCCATGGTAATTGTCACAcagatgtgtgttgttgtttgacATATAGCCAATTCAATACGCCTTTATTCTCTCAACACTTTGGTGCGTTTTTGCGCAAAGCAAGTTCAGCTTTTAGCCAATAATGCGCAATATATGTCCGTAGTAGGGCTATTTATTTTCTTGATGCGCACAGTCAGGGACTTTTTTAAAAAGTAGTTCCCTGACGGTCTTTACTCATAGACCACTCATAGTCCGAGTTACCGTTCCCACCATTTTTTTTTGCTTAAACGTTGTAGGCAATACATCCATTTGATAAAACTAGCCCTAGCCTACAGCGCGACACCGTTTGGCCTACTGCCAACAATTCGTAACAATGACTGTTAACAACAGTATTTATTAGTAGGCTATTATATGAACGTTAAGGTTGTAATTCATAAAGGGCCCAAGGGGTCTGTGTTACTGGCCAAACAATTATTCACTGACAACAGACATAGGCCTAcagttctgtctgtgtgtctgtctgtatgtctttcTTTCTGCACCTGTCTAAGTGGAGTGTGTATACGTTTTTCCTTTCCACATACCCATTACATTCAACGTTGTGAAAATTGGTTCAACTTAACTTTAAGTCTGGGTTTATTTCTCCAGCTGGATGCCAAGAAGAGTCCCCTGGCCCTGCTGGCTCAGACCTGCTCCCAGATCGGCAAGCCtgaccctcctccctcctccaagTTAGGCTCCATCCCCTCCAATGGCCATGGTGATAAGGACCATAATGGAcgctccttttcctcctcctccagtcaCAAACTTGGGGACCACCGGCCCATAAAGGACGACAAGTCCAGCTTCAAGCCCTATAACAAAGTAGGGGGAGACAGTCGGCGGGATGCGGTTAGTAGCTCTAATAACAGCTCTGATAAAGCTGGGTTCAGGGTACCTAGCAATGGCAATGGATGTGCTAACAGTAACTCATCAGGCTCTTGTCCATCCTTTCCACCACATGCCATATCTCCCAACTCCAGGGTGGGTAGTGGCACGCCCCCTCAGCACACGCAGCAGCCATCgtcccagacacacagacagagccagTCGCCACATGGGCAACGGAATTCCCGCTCTCAGACTCTGAATGGAGAACACAAACAGGAACAGGCCAGTCCACACaggaacagtaacagtagcagcggCAGCCATCTTAAAAAGGAGTCGGATGTGAATAAGGTTCATTTGGACAGTCCCCAACTGGCTAACTCCAGCCACGCCAGAGCCAGCACGAACTCCAGCACAGGCAGCTCCGAGGGAAGCCCCAGCCACGAGGGGCCCAAGGCGGACTCCCAACCACCACAGCCTGGCCTGGGCCCTGGACATATCGCTCCCATCTCCCCTTACAAGACTGGCCACTCTGTCTTCCCCATGTCATCCTCTGGAATGGGCTACCATGGCTCTGTAGTGGGTTCCTACGCTGGATATCCCTCCCAGTTTGTCCCAGGTTTGGACCCTAACAAGTCTGGTCTGGGAGGTGGGGGTGTGGGGGTGAAGCACTCCACTGGagcctctcccccctccttcatgCAGGGCTTTTGCAGGGACCCTTACTGCCTCAGCTACCCCAACGCGCCCCACCTGGGGAGCAGCAACCCCTGCATCCACgacccctcctccaccctcaaAACCGGCTACCCAGGCTTGGTCTACACCTCccaccccctccactccctccaccccAGCACTATGTCTTCCAGCATCACCCCCACCCTGTCTCACCCCCTCTACACCTACGGTTTCATGCTCTCCAATGACCCCATGCCTCATGCCTGTAACTGGGTGTCGGCTGCGGGGCCCTGTGATAAACGCTTCTCCACCTCAGACGAGCTGCTGGCCCACCTGCGCACGCACACCTCCTTACCCGGAGGGATGGACAGTAAGCTCCTCTCTGCctacccctctgtctcctcctcctctgttgccTCCTGCCAACTTCACCTCCCCCATCAGAGCCAGGCCTCCCTGCAGAACTCCTTCTCCCTTAGGGCTCCTCATACCCTGGGTCTGGCCCGGTACCACCCCTATGGTAAGGTCCACCTGCCCCCTGGacctacctccatccccctgcACTCCCTCCAGGCTGGTTCTCCTTACTACCCCCACTACGCCCTTTATAGCCAGAGACTGGGCTCAGCGTCTGCCTTGGGCTACCAGTGATCGCTCATCTCCATCCATCcacacagtctattacagtgttTCTCCTAACATTACTAAGCCaaggcgccccccccccccactccttcccgCCTAGCTCTGCTGCCCCCTGCCTAAAACTGCTGGGAACTCTGTGGATCCGATTAGTTTTAATAGGATGGTTATGGTAGCCCTGGATGAAGGTGTTTCAGGGGCCTCTGTGGGCAGGATGTTCCAGCTATATGGGGGAATCACTGCAATTCCATACCAAACCAGGATCCTATGGAGGAGTCCGAGAAGGGGCTGGATGCTTGCATGTCTGTACACTGCTAGGATGCTGCTCTCATGAACAAGTGGATTGGACTGGACGAGTGGACATGGTACCATGCTAGGTTGTAACAGCACCACAAACGGAGCTGGTTGATAGCTGGCTGATAGCTGTTGGTAGGATGCTGTATAACACCTCATGGATCTTCTGACGTCAAGCTGGGAATAGTGATTGCAGTGGCGAGGGGACAGTGATGGCAGCCTTCAGCACTATGGGGAGGCTGGAGGAAGACTGGGGGGAaacggggggtgggggggggggggggatgcatgCTTGCTTGACCTTGACTGTGCGTTTAGCTCGGTTATGGTTTTGAGATTTGTTTCTGTTCCATGCATTTGCTTCTTCTCTGAtttgaaaatatacattttatttattttttaactgaGCGCTTTGGCTTTCAGGTTTACTATCCAATAAATTATTTTGAATTGTTCTTACTTTAGTTATTTTGTTTCAGTAATACAGTTCATTTTATCCAGGtctggggtcaattccatttcaattccaatcAATTCAGAAAGTGAACCTAATTCTAAATTGCcttaattgaaaagcattgaagagaattggaatttcagtgcacttcctgaattgactgaaattGAAGCGGAATTGACCCGAAACCTGATTTTTATCTATTATGAACAAGATATGTTTCCACACGGTAAAATACATTTACAGAAAAACAACATTGTtttgtcctctccttctctgaatGAATGGCTTCTTAATTGTTGTTTGTATAGCAGATTAATAGTGATATTTTTTGTTAAATATTTGGGTGAGTGACCTGGGTAAGGGAGGGATACAAACCCAAATACAGGGGAAACATGTTCTGTGGTGATGGCAGAGCTATCCGGTTTTAAAGGGGAGGTCATATTTTGTTGAATAAATGATAATGAATATATTTAAATTCTGTCTTCATTTGTTAATCCAATTGGTTCTTTGACAGCTCATTCATCTCAATCCTTTTGATTTGGTTCATTAGGCCATGATGACTAGCTATGTAATAATGAATCACTTAGTCTGGAGAGAACATTCAAAGACCGTGTGACTAAGAGACAAAGAATACTAGAGAATGCTTATTAtatgttgctctggataagaatgactgctaaatgactacatTTTTGAATCTCAGAATGACTTGTGAATATACATATATTcagcacagtattacagtactgtattcagCAGAGGCGCAACTTTCACTGTGATACAAAACGCTGCACCGGTATGCTTTATCACCATGCGGACTCCTCAGAGCGGTCGGGTAGACCGTTTTCCGGTTTCAGCAGGCAGAATTCAGGTCCGCATGGACACCACAGAGTGTGCGGACAGGCTGTGAAGgaaaagcttctgaaaggctggcGTATAGGACCAGCACGGGACAGATGAACAGAGGCAGCTGCTGTCTGTGTTGTTCTTTTTCTCTgagttgtaaaagcaagcagagcagaaactgtctactctttagttgactgatctaactggcaaggtaactgctgtttggCAGAACCAATTTATTTTATTCCCAGTGCTGAGCTAGTAGTGTAACTGACATGTTACATTAGCTAATGTTTAATACCCTCTCGACTGAAGTGAATTAactagtagctagctagtagctaccacagccagttcAGCTCTAGCTAGACTCTAGGTATCTGTCACGTAGCTAGCTTGTTTGTTTTGTCCAGTTTCAACACAAGTACATTATAAGATGTACCATTAGctagagttagctagctagctagatcaaTGACTAGCTATTATTTTTGCCTCAACCACACTAGACCTGAACTAGCGGCCAAACGACTGAAGACCGATATTCTGATGTTTTTTTCAGTGCAATATTAGTTTTTATTAGTCAGTATAGTAATGTAACGTTATTGTTCTGTCAGTTTCTCTAGCTAATTCCatacttttcacactgacacgGTATAAACAGCTCCacaggcttcactgtcatggttcacagtcagtacacaacactatgcttATGTCATAGCaagatcagatggtgacaggtgtccctgcagggtcagacagccaAAGAAGACCAGTCTATAGagctcaggtgaattttgcagtatattataacaatcagtgaatggatacaaagttccatcttgagttgatgtgaatgctacagtctgggatctgtGAATAATGGTCAATCCAATTATTGAATCATTGGTTCTATCCatggataatataatgtataaatgtacaccaaggtaagtctttgtcatgcctcatctGAGCAGGATCAAATGTTGAAAGGGGTCTGTCTCATCAGGGTCAGGCacccagggaagaccagtctctGATGGCGCTGAGGGGAACTTTTGCAGATACAACACTTTATTCTCGCTGTGCATCAAACACTGGAGAAGCGTCGAAGCGTCGAAGCTTGAAGctattttaaggcagtctgacaaacctctaaagttgatttccaaactgtattAAGGATTGATATGGGCTTTTCCCGATGACACAAACCACAAATGTGTCGAAGACCTGGTAGATGCTATTGATGATGATGCATGATGCAGTCATGTTCATATCatctcagacataaattactgcagttgAAGACCATCCATAGAACGTACTATATATGCCTGTGACATGGAATTACATGCAGTTAGAGATTTCATTCctctgctggaggtgtaaaaTACAAAAGGGGACATATTTCCATATGGTCTTGTCaaggctggctgaattctggcaaagagtaTGTTCTTTTATCTCAGCATGCCTACAGGTTCTCCCTTCTCCCGGGTTTTTGTTTGATTGgtaatgttgatactggagactgtttTTAGAAGAAACTGTATAACCTAGCATTTATACAGTAGCAGCTAAGAACTGGAGTGGCATGaattggaaggttggttatcctcccacaatggATGGAATAAATGTCAGGTtactagatttgatttattacaagattaagggtatactgtgcaactttcataaggtctAGATTCCTTATATGGAATGACAaaaggagtctgtattgaaaacatgcccacgTCGGGGGAGATACCTATATAAGcaatccctagctgctgggctgctcagtcctgTCCCTGGGGGTCTGCCATAATGTTggttgtcactctggccttggcctaacacacctgaaaccaataatgaatgtttcactaagatcctaaagctgagtggggtgtgttAAGTTGGGGGGCTACAGGGCCGTGGACCCCTAGGGGCAGGACAAGGTGacccagctatattgtgtgcaagtaaaaaGAGCTCTACAGTATCATTGAGCCTACGACatgaattacactgaacaaaaatatagttCAGTCTTATCAATCACTTAAACGTAGTTAATAATGATCTCTTACCTAACTTGATGACCGGGGGCATtttagatttttgttgttgttctaaaTAGAGATGACTAGAAGGACCACGGGTCATATTAGATTGTGTAGAAAGGCGGAAAATGAGCTTTAGATGCCCCCAAAAATGGGAGGACCCCCAGACCCCCAGCCAAGACATGTCcgccccacttctaaaaccaaagtgtCTCCCCTTGTATTCAGCAGTTTTTGTTGACATCTCAGATGGTGAACTCTATGTCCTAGTGTAGCTGTACACACAGTGCatgtggaaagtattcagacccctctccgttttccacattttgttacgttacagttcTTAAATGTGTTCATTACATTTGTTTCgtcatcaaactacacacaatacccataattaaaagttttgcaaattaattaaaattaaaaacagaaataccttatttacattagtattcagaccctttgctatgagactcgaaattgacttcaggtgcatccagtttccGTTGATcagtcttgagatgtttctacatctccctctgtggtaaattcaattgattgaacatgatttggaaatgcacaaacctgtctttataaggttccacagttgacagtgcaagtcacAGCAacatccaagccatgaggtcgaaggaattgtctgtagagctttgagacaggattgtgtctaggcacagattTGGGAAGGGACCCAAAaaattatgcagcattgaaggtccccaagagcaaagttgcctccatcattcttaaatggaagaagtttggaaccaacaagactcttccttgagctgaacgcccagccaaactgacaaatcgagggagaagggcgggtcagggaggtgaccctgAACgcaattgtcactctgacagagccctaGAGTTACtttgtggagataggagaaccttccagaaggaaaactaTCTGTGCAGCCCTCCACCATGGTAGAGTGggcagacagaagccactcctcagtaaaaggcacatgacagcccgcttggaggttgccaaaaggcacctaaaggactcaggccatgagaaacaagattctctggtctgatgaaaccaagattgaaatctttggcctgaatgccaagcatcacgtctggaggaaacctggcaccgtccctacggtgaagtatggtggtggcagcatcatgctgtggggatgtttttcagcggcattgactgggagactagtcaggattgagggatagatgaacagagtaaagtacagagagatccttgatgaagaccTGCTCCAGACCTCATACGGGTGCGAaggcaacgaccctaagcacacagccaagacaacgcaggagtggcttcaggacaagtctctgaatgtccttgagtggccaagccatagcccggacttgaacccgatcgaacatctctggagagacctgaaaatagctgtgcagtgatgcacccccatccaacccgacagagcttgagagaggATCAGCACAGACGAaagggagaatctccccaaatacaggagtgccaagcttgtagcgacatgcccaagaagactcggggctgtaatcactgacaaaggtgcttcaacaaagtacttagtaaagggtccgaatacttatgtaaatgtaacatttcagtgttgattttttaaaatgtaaacaaaaatatttttgctttgtcattatggagtgttgtgtgtagattggtgagaggaaaaaatgatttaatcaattttagaataaggctgtaacttaaccaaaggtggaaaaagtcaaggggttcgaATCcttaccgaatgcactgtatctctctGGAGACGAGGGTTTGTAAGGGAGGGTACATTACCAGAAACGTTCAAATTTGACctgtaaactaccagaatttggGTAACTTTTTTAAATGCAATTTATCAGATGATGTCTGTAATTATccctggccctctgtgtggcTTATCACATGTCAAATACATAGAATATTCAAATACGACGATTTCTAAATCTGTAAAACTAACTGTAAATAGTTTTATAAACTAAATCTGTAAAACTATCGTAAATATAAACGTAGTCAATAGCATTGGTagttaatatgagggtttcaacATGGAATAtcctttatatttttttattacacacttttatttatttaatatgtCAATATGTTGTTAATGTTTTGGCACAAAACTGGTGGTAGTTGTGAAAAAAAGTAAATAGTTGGAAGAGTGTCGTGGAATTATTGTAATCAAAAGGAGAGACTTTtagatttcttcaaaacaatcaaaccttattatttaattactgcagtaatggagctggccggtaatcacccctggaggtgatcactgagaactcaaccagctggtttgagccacagcattttatagaAAAGTCCATCCTTCTGGAattcatgacaaacaacagatgtatggaatgggtcacaaggtaaAGATTCGTATAAAAGATACTGATAATTTACAGTAGACAGTATCTCTTGTAAAAACAAATTCTCATTGTGTagaaaccagggtctggccccgagccatctctccctggtaccttaTAGAACAGACACATTATCTCATGCTATGGAATGCGGTCTTGTTAGGCTTATCGCCAAAAGACATCGTAAATCGTTTGTCAGTGTTAAATTTCCTACAGCCCTAtactcagtagaacacacacagatgagtgTTCTAACAACCccttattctgttgcataaaacaaccatttaatGCAATAACAGCATTATAACATAATCGTGTCATTTCTGTTCTGAcaagagttgcagagttaatttaaaataatgccattgttgattagatgctttctgctgcaccctgatctgtttcatctgtcttgtgcttgtctccaccccgtACCAGGTGTCTCCCGTCTGTCCCCATTatctcctgtgtatttatacctgcattttctgtttgtctgttcccAGTTCGTCTTGTCCAATCAAGTCCTACCAGTTCCCGTGTTTCCTGTGCTCTAGTTTTTGTTTTTATTAGTGttcccagttctgacctttctgTCTATCCTGATCCGGCCCACCGTCCTGTACCTGTGAGTTCCATCGCTACAGCATCTCCTTCCTAGGATACGTCATTGCTGCAGGGAATATTCAAATGGACCCTGACAAGGTGAAACCCTGACATTCCCCGAGACTCACCTGTCACCCTGGCTCCCGTCGGACCATGGCATTCGTTCGACAatgtttttggtggcccaccatggttCCTGACGTCTCTGCGTTCGTTGCCGCCTGTACTGTGTGTGCACAGAACAAGACTCCGCGACAAGCTCCGGCTGGCCTTCATCAACACTCCCTGTCCCTCACTGCCCCTGGTCCCATATCCTTGGACTTCGTCACATGCCTCCCTCCGTCAGATGGCAACACCACCATCCTTATGGTAGTGGGcaggttttccaaagccgcccatTTTATTCCCCTTCCTAAGTTACCCTCAGCTAAGGAgatggcccagctcatggtgcagcaagTCTTCTGGATCCATGAACTGCCGGTCGACATGGAGATGACTCTTCACTGCCTCTACTCCACCAATCCccccacctggagccagcaactcgtGTGGGTGGAATATgcccgcaacacccttccctgttGTGCTACGGGTCTTTTGCCTATTGAGTGTTCCCTGGGATATCTGCCCCCGTCAGCATACCTTCTGTCCAGATGTCCGTCACTGTTgccgtacctggaagagagcgcGGGCcgctcttctcaagaccacctccaggtatcagTGACAGGTGGACTGCCACTGAACCCCTGATCCCTGTAACTGTCTTGGGCAGCGGGTATGGCTGTCCACTCGGGATCTGCCCCTCTGGGTGAAGTCCCGCAaactcccccccccccgtttTTTCAGGCCTTTCCCTCTTTCTCGCTAAGGTCCTAAGCCCCTCTACTGTTCGCCTTCTGTTGCCCCACACTCTCTGTATACATCCCACTTTTAATGTGTCTAGAAATAAATCTGTCTCACAGCTGCTTGTGTCCTCTTTCCACACCTTGATctttttcacctgtcttgtgcttgtctccaccccccaccaggtattaatacctgcgttttctgtttgtctgttgccagttcatcatGTCAAGTCCTACCAGCGTGTTCCCGGGTTTCCTGTGCTCTAATTTTTGTTTTTCTTagtcttcccagttctgacctttctgcctgtcctgatccTACCCGCCGTCCTGAACCTGTctgactctgatttggattaTGACCCTTTGCCTGCCTTGATTTACCTTTTGCCTGTCCCTTGATCTATAATAAACTCAGACTTGTACTATCTGGCTCCTGTGTCTGCGTCTGGGTCTTAGCCTGAGCCCTGATATTAGGCTGTCATGGACAATGTGGACAcagatatttaaaaaaagaatacTATATGTGAATACCTATTAATTACAGAAGATGCCAGCACCTTTGCAAAATTACTGGCAGCTTTTCAACCCTACTGCAGACTAACCCAGGAAGTGTGTATTGATTTTCTGACTCCCAAGGCCCTGCCAGGTTCTGGTATTCCTGTGTTCTATTCATCACAGCAGACATGGCCAACTTCTTCTTTCATCACTTTGAAAGACAGTAAAAATGTAACCTCGTATAAGAATAAGAGCTGTGAGATTCTTTAAATGTGAAATACCAAAATGCCACCAACCCGCTGAATGTTTGAGAACAAATGCATAGGGCATAACtctgtacactcttagaattGTATTGCGATCTAGAATCTAAGAGTTCTTAGGCTGTGCTCAAAGGAGAACcgtttgaagaaccctttttggatccaggtagaaccagtggtgggaaaagtgctCAATTGTTCTACTAAAAGTAAAAGTGAAGATACTTTAGAAGAAAAGGACTGGAGTGAAAGTCACCCATTAAAGTACTACGTGAGTAAACGTcaaattatttggttttaaatatacttaagtatcaaaagtaaaatgtaattgataaaatatactGACGTATCAAAAGTGAAGTATAAATCATTGGAAATTCCTTATATTCAGCAAACCAGACAGCGCCATTTTCTTATTTACAGATACTGTAAAGTACAGATAAAAACAATActgaagtagtactttcaagtatttttacttcagtatTTTACAGCACCCTTTtgcttccaggtagaacacttgtaaagcagaggaagacagacaagcTTTTGTCAGTGTGCATTGTGTGCTAGGTGCTGTTGTTCTACAAACTGTCCCAACCAGTTGATGGAGGATTTGGGTGTGCTTTACCTTCAGCTCGTGTTCCgcaggcatgcaggcaggcaggcgcaggcaggcaggcaggcaggcaggcaggcaggcaggcaggcaggcaggcaggcaggcaggcaagcaggcaggcaggcaggcaggcaggcaggcagacagacgcaGGCAGGCTCATTGTGATGTTAATGAAAGGGTCCATTT
Encoded here:
- the LOC139388264 gene encoding zinc finger protein 703-like; translation: MKDSPAGTITHEIRCQTSEPCDDRDNCSSPTGALVCSPTPLDPIRQAKRLPIRILKMLTAHTGHLLHHPDYLQPLQSAPVNIELDAKKSPLALLAQTCSQIGKPDPPPSSKLGSIPSNGHGDKDHNGRSFSSSSSHKLGDHRPIKDDKSSFKPYNKVGGDSRRDAVSSSNNSSDKAGFRVPSNGNGCANSNSSGSCPSFPPHAISPNSRVGSGTPPQHTQQPSSQTHRQSQSPHGQRNSRSQTLNGEHKQEQASPHRNSNSSSGSHLKKESDVNKVHLDSPQLANSSHARASTNSSTGSSEGSPSHEGPKADSQPPQPGLGPGHIAPISPYKTGHSVFPMSSSGMGYHGSVVGSYAGYPSQFVPGLDPNKSGLGGGGVGVKHSTGASPPSFMQGFCRDPYCLSYPNAPHLGSSNPCIHDPSSTLKTGYPGLVYTSHPLHSLHPSTMSSSITPTLSHPLYTYGFMLSNDPMPHACNWVSAAGPCDKRFSTSDELLAHLRTHTSLPGGMDSKLLSAYPSVSSSSVASCQLHLPHQSQASLQNSFSLRAPHTLGLARYHPYGKVHLPPGPTSIPLHSLQAGSPYYPHYALYSQRLGSASALGYQ